Within Acidobacteriota bacterium, the genomic segment CTGGCCTCCTGGCAGGGGGCGAGGGTGGCCGAGGTGGAGGTGGCCCACCACCCCAGGGCAACGGGAAAGAGCAAGTACGGCCTGGGCCGCACCCTCAAGGTCATCCTCGACCTCCTGACCATCAAGTTCATGGGTTCCTTCCTGACCAAGCCCATCTACGCCTTCGGGGGCACCGGCTTCGCCCTCCTCTTCCTGTCCGGCCTCCTCTTCCTCTTCACCCTCTGGGAGAAGATCGCGGCGGACGTGTGGGTTCACCGGAACCCGGTCTTCCTCATCGCCATCTTCTCCGCCCTCGTGGGCCTCCAACTCGTCATGATGGGGCTTCTGGGGGAACTGCTCATCCGCATCTACTTCGCCAGCCTGAAGAGCACCCCGTACGTGATCTCCCGGGTGCTGGAGTCGCCATGTGCGGAATCGCCGGGTTCCTCGGACCGGGACGCGCCGACCGCGACCTCCTGAAGTGCATGACGGAGACCCTGGCCCACCGGGGGCCCGACGGGGAGGGGTACTTCCTCGAGGGCGGTGCGGGGCTGGGCCACCGCCGGCTGGCCATCCTCGACCTCGAAACGGGCGCCCAGCCGCTGTTCAACGAGGGCCGCTCGGTGGCCGTGGTCTACAACGGGGAGATCTACAATTACCTGGCCCTGAGGGAGGACCTCGAGTCCAGAGGCCACCGCTTCTCCACCCGATCCGACACGGAGGTCCTCGTCCACCTTTACGAGGAGGAGGGGCCCCGCTTCGCCTCGCGTTTGAACGGGATCTTCGCCTTCGCGCTCTACGACCGCGCGAAGCGCGGGCTCCTTCTCTGCCGCGATCCCCTGGGCGTCAAACCCCTGTACTATGCCCGCTCGGAGGACGGACTCCTCTTCGGATCCGAGGTCAAGGCCCTGGAGGCCCATCCCGCCTGCCCGGGCGGGCTTGACATGGAGGCCCTTTCGCTCTACCTGACCCTGGAGTACGTGCCCGCGCCGCTTTCCATCCTCCGCGGGGTTCGAAAGCTCCTCCCCGGCTGGCTCCTCTGGGCGGACGAGCGCGGCGTTCGCACGGAACCCTACTGGGAATGGAAGATCCCCCCGCCCCCCACCGATTTCGACGAGGCCGTCGCCCGCGTGCGGGATGCGGTCCTGCGGAGCGTGAAGGGACAACTCATCTCCGATGTCCCGCTGGGCGTCTTCCTCAGCGGCGGGGTGGACTCCAGCATCGTGACGGCGGCCATGGCGGCCGCCGGAGGGCGCGTCGAGTCCTTCTCCATCGGCTTTGAAGACCCGTCCTTCGACGAGAGCGCCCACGCCCGGCGCGTGGCCGACCACCTCGGATGCTCCCACCACGAGCACCTCTTCTCGGAGAGGGAGCTCCTCGACGAAGTCCCCCGGGTCCTCGGCCGCCAGGACGAGCCCCTCGCTGACCCCTCCCTCTTTCCTACGGCCCTCCTCTCGCGCTTCGCCCGGGAGCGCGTGACGGTGGCCCTGGGCGGAGACGGCGGAGACGAACTTTTCGCCGGGTATCCCACCTACTGGGTCCACCGGGGCCACCGCGCCTACCGGACCGTCCCCCGGTTCCTCCGGACGGCGGTCCTTCACGCCGCGGACCGGGTCCTTCCGGTTTCCCACGCCAACCTCACCTTCCCCTACAAGCTCAGGAAGTTCCGCGACGGGGCCGAGCACCCCATGCCCCTGAGGCACCACCTCTGGATGGGCGCGTGGACGCCGGAGGGCCTGGAGCGCCTGCTCGGTGCACCCGTCGTGCACTCCTTGGAAGCGTGGTCCTGGATCCCCGCGCCGCCCGCGTCCGACCCGGCCACTTCGAGCCAGTGGCTGGACCTCCACACGTACCTTCTTGAGGACATCCTGGCCAAGGTGGACCGGGCGAGCATGATGGCCTCCCTCGAGGCCCGCGTGCCCCTCCTGGACCCTGACGTGGTCCGCCTGGCCTTTTCCCTGCCGCCCGCCTGGAAACTGAAGGGCACCCGCGGAAAGGTGGCCCTCCGGGCCGCCTTCGATGGGGACTTCCCCACCGGCCACTTCGACCGCCCCAAGAAGGGTTTCGGAATCCCCATGGCCCGCTGGCTCACGGGGCCGCTGAAGCCGCTGGCCGAGGAACTGCTCTCGGAGAACATCCTGGGCTCGGCGCCCTTCCTCGTGGCGGCCGAGGCGCGGCGCCTGTGGAACGAGCACCTCGCCCGGCGCGCGGACCACAGGAAGCCGCTCTGGACCCTCCTCTGCTTCCTCCACTGGTGGAACGGCCGCGGGAGGCCCTTGTGACGGGCGGCGGGAAGCCCAACGGACCGGGCGGACCTTCCGGCCAGGGCCTTGGACGCGCCTTTGTGCTTGGAGCCGCCCTCCTCCTCGGTCTCTTGCTAGGATGGGTCTTCTTTTCTCGCTTCACCCCCCTCGGGCCCCTCCTCCTCCGTCACGGGACCGCCCTTCTGGGCGCGGCGGCGGTTCTTCTGGCCGCCTTCGGGGCGGGAGAGGCCTCCGTGGCCACAGCCAGGCGGGTTTTCGCCTGGGCCGGGCTCCCGCGCGGGGAGGCCCCGGACCTCTCGTTCGTGGATTGCCTGCTCATCGGGGTGCCCTCTTACGGCCTGATTCTCGCCCTGGTGGCCCTATCTCCCCTCCCGCTCGGGCCCTCGGCCGCCGTGTTCACCCTGGTCGCCGACGCCGCCGTGCTTCTCGCGCGCGGTCCCTTTCTCCTCCGAGGACTCTCCAAGCTCGGCGAGAGGGTCCGAAGCTTGACGCCCCTTTGGATTCTCCTGTTCGGCCCCCCCCTCCTCCTGGCCCTCTCCGCCGCCCTCGCCCCCGTCAACTCCCCGGACGAACTCGTCTACAAGCTCGCGGTTCCGAAGGCGTACCTCCTG encodes:
- the asnB gene encoding asparagine synthase (glutamine-hydrolyzing), with product MCGIAGFLGPGRADRDLLKCMTETLAHRGPDGEGYFLEGGAGLGHRRLAILDLETGAQPLFNEGRSVAVVYNGEIYNYLALREDLESRGHRFSTRSDTEVLVHLYEEEGPRFASRLNGIFAFALYDRAKRGLLLCRDPLGVKPLYYARSEDGLLFGSEVKALEAHPACPGGLDMEALSLYLTLEYVPAPLSILRGVRKLLPGWLLWADERGVRTEPYWEWKIPPPPTDFDEAVARVRDAVLRSVKGQLISDVPLGVFLSGGVDSSIVTAAMAAAGGRVESFSIGFEDPSFDESAHARRVADHLGCSHHEHLFSERELLDEVPRVLGRQDEPLADPSLFPTALLSRFARERVTVALGGDGGDELFAGYPTYWVHRGHRAYRTVPRFLRTAVLHAADRVLPVSHANLTFPYKLRKFRDGAEHPMPLRHHLWMGAWTPEGLERLLGAPVVHSLEAWSWIPAPPASDPATSSQWLDLHTYLLEDILAKVDRASMMASLEARVPLLDPDVVRLAFSLPPAWKLKGTRGKVALRAAFDGDFPTGHFDRPKKGFGIPMARWLTGPLKPLAEELLSENILGSAPFLVAAEARRLWNEHLARRADHRKPLWTLLCFLHWWNGRGRPL